In Spiroplasma litorale, a single genomic region encodes these proteins:
- the ruvB gene encoding Holliday junction branch migration DNA helicase RuvB has product MENNNLFRPLNFKEFIGQRNIIDNLKIFIESAKKRNSQLDHIIFYGNSGLGKTSLALIIAKTINKKIYILNGTSLQKPSDIISPLTSLKDGELLFIDEVHACSKEVFEVLYPVLEDNRLNIIIGKEYNSKIINVKIAKFTLIVATTEINKLAIPFINRFPINLNFKDYNYSEIQEILKINCKKLDINLSNDNIILLSKYCKNNPRIAINLLKRVYDYITYKNYLSLSNQDIFDILKKLEIYKYGITVNEINYLKLLKKYGVLGIENISQLLSMPQQLITSIIEPTLYKNNLITKTPKGRCITKKGIEYIENIDL; this is encoded by the coding sequence ATGGAAAATAATAATCTTTTTAGACCATTAAATTTTAAAGAATTTATAGGTCAAAGAAATATAATAGATAACCTAAAAATATTTATAGAATCCGCTAAAAAAAGAAATTCTCAACTAGATCACATTATTTTTTATGGAAATAGTGGGCTAGGCAAAACAAGTTTAGCTTTAATAATTGCAAAAACAATAAATAAAAAAATATATATATTAAATGGGACAAGTTTGCAAAAACCAAGCGATATAATTTCGCCACTAACATCTTTAAAAGATGGTGAATTATTATTTATTGATGAAGTCCACGCATGTTCAAAAGAAGTATTTGAAGTATTATATCCTGTACTTGAAGATAATAGATTAAATATAATAATTGGTAAAGAATATAACTCAAAAATAATAAATGTTAAAATAGCAAAATTTACTTTAATTGTTGCAACAACAGAAATAAATAAATTAGCAATACCTTTTATAAACAGGTTTCCCATTAATTTAAATTTCAAAGATTATAATTACTCTGAAATACAAGAAATACTAAAAATAAATTGCAAAAAACTAGATATAAATTTATCTAATGATAATATAATTTTATTATCAAAGTATTGTAAAAATAATCCTAGAATAGCAATAAACTTATTAAAAAGGGTATATGATTATATTACGTATAAAAATTATTTAAGTTTATCAAATCAGGATATATTTGATATTTTAAAAAAATTAGAAATCTACAAGTATGGTATTACTGTAAATGAAATAAATTATTTAAAATTACTTAAAAAATATGGGGTATTAGGCATTGAAAATATATCACAATTACTTTCAATGCCTCAACAATTAATAACTTCAATTATTGAACCAACTTTATATAAAAATAATTTAATTACAAAAACACCAAAAGGAAGATGTATTACAAAAAAAGGAATAGAATATATAGAGAATATAGACTTATAA